Proteins encoded in a region of the Streptomyces violaceoruber genome:
- the rpoB gene encoding DNA-directed RNA polymerase subunit beta, translating into MAASRNASTANTNNAASTAPLRISFAKIKEPLEVPNLLALQTESFDWLLGNDAWKARVESALESGQDVPTKSGLEEIFEEISPIEDFSGSMSLTFRDHRFEPPKNSIDECKDRDFTYAAPLFVTAEFTNNETGEIKSQTVFMGDFPLMTNKGTFVINGTERVVVSQLVRSPGVYFDSSIDKTSDKDIFSAKIIPSRGAWLEMEIDKRDMVGVRIDRKRKQSVTVLLKALGWTTEQILEEFGEYESMRATLEKDHTQGQDDALLDIYRKLRPGEPPTREAAQTLLENLYFNPKRYDLAKVGRYKVNKKLGADEPLDAGVLTTDDVIATIKYLVKLHAGETETVGESGREIVVETDDIDHFGNRRIRNVGELIQNQVRTGLARMERVVRERMTTQDVEAITPQTLINIRPVVASIKEFFGTSQLSQFMDQNNPLSGLTHKRRLNALGPGGLSRERAGFEVRDVHPSHYGRMCPIETPEGPNIGLIGSLASYGRINPFGFIETPYRKVVEGQVTDDVDYLTADEEDRFVIAQANAALGDDMRFAEARVLVRRRGGEVDYVPGDDVDYMDVSPRQMVSVATAMIPFLEHDDANRALMGANMMRQAVPLIKSESPLVGTGMEYRSAADAGDVVKAEKAGVVQEVSADYITTTNDDGTYITYRLAKFSRSNQGTSVNQKVIVAEGDRIIEGQVLADGPATENGEMALGKNLLVAFMPWEGHNYEDAIILSQRLVQDDVLSSIHIEEHEVDARDTKLGPEEITRDIPNVSEEVLADLDERGIIRIGAEVVAGDILVGKVTPKGETELTPEERLLRAIFGEKAREVRDTSLKVPHGEIGKVIGVRVFDREEGDELPPGVNQLVRVYVAQKRKITDGDKLAGRHGNKGVISKINPIEDMPFLEDGTPVDIILNPLGVPSRMNPGQVLEIHLGWLASRGWDVSGLAEEWAQRLQVIGADKVEPGTNVATPVFDGAREDELAGLLQHTIPNRDGERMVLPSGKARLFDGRSGEPFPEPISVGYMYILKLHHLVDDKLHARSTGPYSMITQQPLGGKAQFGGQRFGEMEVWALEAYGAAYALQELLTIKSDDVTGRVKVYEAIVKGENIPEPGIPESFKVLIKEMQSLCLNVEVLSSDGMSIEMRDTDEDVFRAAEELGIDLSRREPSSVEEV; encoded by the coding sequence TTGGCCGCCTCGCGCAATGCCTCGACCGCGAATACGAACAACGCTGCCAGCACCGCCCCGCTGCGCATCTCCTTTGCAAAGATCAAGGAGCCCCTCGAGGTTCCGAACCTCCTGGCGCTGCAAACCGAGAGCTTCGACTGGCTCCTCGGCAACGACGCCTGGAAGGCTCGCGTCGAGTCGGCTCTGGAGTCCGGTCAGGACGTCCCCACCAAGTCCGGTCTGGAAGAGATCTTCGAGGAGATCTCGCCGATCGAGGACTTCTCCGGGTCGATGTCGCTGACGTTCCGCGACCACCGCTTCGAGCCTCCCAAGAACAGCATCGACGAGTGCAAGGACCGCGACTTCACGTACGCGGCCCCGCTCTTCGTCACCGCCGAGTTCACCAACAACGAGACCGGCGAGATCAAGTCCCAGACGGTCTTCATGGGCGACTTCCCGCTCATGACCAACAAGGGCACCTTCGTCATCAACGGCACCGAGCGTGTCGTCGTGTCGCAGCTGGTCCGCTCGCCGGGTGTCTACTTCGACTCCTCCATCGACAAGACGTCCGACAAGGACATCTTCTCCGCCAAGATCATCCCGTCCCGGGGTGCCTGGCTGGAGATGGAGATCGACAAGCGCGACATGGTCGGTGTGCGCATCGACCGCAAGCGCAAGCAGTCCGTGACCGTCCTCCTCAAGGCCCTCGGCTGGACCACCGAGCAGATCCTCGAGGAGTTCGGCGAGTACGAGTCCATGCGCGCCACCCTGGAGAAGGACCACACCCAGGGCCAGGACGACGCGCTGCTCGACATCTACCGCAAGCTGCGTCCGGGCGAGCCCCCCACGCGTGAGGCCGCGCAGACGCTGCTCGAGAACCTCTACTTCAACCCGAAGCGCTACGACCTCGCCAAGGTCGGCCGCTACAAGGTGAACAAGAAGCTCGGCGCGGACGAGCCGCTGGACGCCGGCGTGCTCACCACCGACGACGTCATCGCCACCATCAAGTACCTGGTGAAGCTGCACGCCGGTGAGACCGAGACGGTCGGCGAGTCGGGCCGGGAGATCGTCGTCGAGACCGACGACATCGACCACTTCGGCAACCGCCGCATCCGCAACGTCGGCGAGCTGATCCAGAACCAGGTCCGTACGGGTCTCGCCCGTATGGAGCGCGTCGTGCGCGAGCGCATGACCACCCAGGACGTCGAGGCGATCACGCCGCAGACCCTGATCAACATCCGGCCGGTCGTCGCCTCCATCAAGGAGTTCTTCGGCACCAGCCAGCTGTCCCAGTTCATGGACCAGAACAACCCGCTGTCGGGGCTGACGCACAAGCGTCGTCTGAACGCCCTCGGCCCGGGTGGTCTCTCCCGTGAGCGGGCCGGCTTCGAGGTCCGCGACGTGCACCCGTCGCACTACGGCCGCATGTGCCCGATCGAGACGCCCGAAGGCCCGAACATCGGTCTGATCGGCTCGCTCGCCTCGTACGGCCGCATCAACCCCTTCGGCTTCATCGAGACGCCGTACCGCAAGGTCGTCGAGGGCCAGGTCACCGACGACGTCGACTACCTGACCGCCGACGAGGAGGACCGCTTCGTCATCGCGCAGGCCAACGCCGCCCTGGGCGACGACATGCGGTTCGCCGAGGCCCGCGTCCTGGTCCGCCGTCGTGGCGGCGAGGTCGACTACGTCCCCGGTGACGACGTCGACTACATGGACGTCTCGCCGCGCCAGATGGTGTCGGTCGCGACCGCGATGATCCCGTTCCTCGAGCACGACGACGCCAACCGTGCCCTCATGGGCGCGAACATGATGCGTCAGGCGGTGCCGCTCATCAAGAGCGAGTCCCCGCTGGTCGGCACCGGCATGGAGTACCGCTCCGCCGCCGACGCCGGTGACGTGGTCAAGGCCGAGAAGGCGGGTGTGGTCCAGGAGGTCTCCGCGGACTACATCACCACGACCAACGACGACGGCACGTACATCACGTACCGCCTGGCCAAGTTCTCCCGGTCCAACCAGGGCACCTCGGTCAACCAGAAGGTCATCGTCGCCGAGGGCGACCGGATCATCGAGGGCCAGGTCCTGGCCGACGGTCCGGCCACCGAGAACGGCGAGATGGCGCTCGGCAAGAACCTGCTGGTCGCGTTCATGCCGTGGGAGGGTCACAACTACGAGGACGCGATCATCCTGTCGCAGCGCCTCGTGCAGGACGACGTCCTCTCCTCGATCCACATCGAGGAGCACGAGGTCGACGCCCGTGACACCAAGCTCGGCCCCGAGGAGATCACCCGGGACATCCCGAACGTCTCCGAGGAGGTCCTCGCCGACCTCGACGAGCGCGGCATCATCCGCATCGGTGCCGAGGTCGTCGCCGGCGACATCCTCGTCGGCAAGGTCACGCCCAAGGGCGAGACCGAGCTGACGCCGGAGGAGCGCCTGCTCCGCGCGATCTTCGGTGAGAAGGCCCGTGAGGTCCGCGACACCTCGCTGAAGGTCCCGCACGGCGAGATCGGCAAGGTCATCGGCGTCCGCGTCTTCGACCGCGAGGAGGGCGACGAGCTTCCCCCCGGTGTGAACCAGCTGGTGCGCGTGTACGTGGCGCAGAAGCGCAAGATCACCGACGGTGACAAGCTCGCCGGCCGCCACGGCAACAAGGGCGTCATCTCCAAGATCAACCCGATCGAGGACATGCCGTTCCTGGAGGACGGCACGCCCGTCGACATCATCCTGAACCCGCTGGGTGTCCCGTCCCGAATGAACCCGGGACAGGTCCTGGAGATCCACCTCGGCTGGCTCGCCAGCCGCGGCTGGGACGTCTCCGGCCTCGCGGAGGAGTGGGCGCAGCGCCTCCAGGTGATCGGCGCCGACAAGGTCGAGCCCGGCACCAACGTCGCCACCCCGGTCTTCGACGGTGCGCGCGAGGACGAGCTGGCCGGCCTGCTCCAGCACACCATCCCGAACCGCGACGGCGAGCGCATGGTGCTCCCGTCCGGCAAGGCGCGGCTGTTCGACGGCCGCAGCGGTGAGCCGTTCCCGGAGCCGATCTCGGTCGGCTACATGTACATCCTCAAGCTCCACCACCTGGTCGACGACAAGCTGCACGCCCGGTCGACCGGCCCGTACTCGATGATCACCCAGCAGCCGCTGGGTGGTAAGGCCCAGTTCGGTGGCCAGCGCTTCGGTGAGATGGAGGTGTGGGCGCTGGAGGCTTACGGCGCCGCGTACGCCCTCCAGGAGCTGCTGACCATCAAGTCCGACGACGTGACCGGCCGCGTGAAGGTCTACGAGGCCATCGTCAAGGGCGAGAACATCCCTGAGCCCGGCATCCCCGAGTCCTTCAAGGTGCTCATCAAGGAGATGCAGTCCCTGTGCCTCAACGTGGAGGTGCTGTCCTCGGACGGCATGTCCATCGAGATGCGTGACACCGACGAGGACGTCTTCCGCGCAGCGGAGGAGCTCGGCATCGACCTGTCGCGGCGCGAGCCGAGCAGCGTCGAAGAGGTCTGA
- the rplL gene encoding 50S ribosomal protein L7/L12, whose amino-acid sequence MAKLSQDDLLAQFEEMTLIELSEFVKAFEEKFDVTAAAAVAVAGPAAPGAPVEAAAEQDEFDVILTGAGDKKIQVIKVVRELTSLGLKEAKDLVDGAPKPVLEKVAKDAAEKAAESLKGAGASVEVK is encoded by the coding sequence ATGGCGAAGCTCAGCCAGGACGACCTGCTCGCCCAGTTCGAGGAGATGACCCTCATCGAGCTCTCCGAGTTCGTGAAGGCCTTCGAGGAGAAGTTCGACGTCACCGCCGCCGCCGCGGTCGCCGTGGCCGGCCCCGCCGCCCCGGGCGCCCCGGTCGAGGCCGCTGCCGAGCAGGACGAGTTCGACGTCATCCTCACGGGTGCCGGCGACAAGAAGATCCAGGTCATCAAGGTCGTGCGCGAGCTGACCTCCCTGGGTCTCAAGGAGGCCAAGGACCTCGTGGACGGCGCCCCGAAGCCCGTCCTCGAGAAGGTCGCCAAGGACGCCGCCGAGAAGGCCGCCGAGTCCCTCAAGGGCGCCGGCGCCTCCGTCGAGGTCAAGTAA
- the rplJ gene encoding 50S ribosomal protein L10, with product MATPEKAAAVAELTDKFRSSNAAVLTEYRGLTVAQLKTLRRSLGENAQYAVVKNTLTKIAANEAGITLDDQLFAGPTAVAFVTGDPVESAKGLRDFAKDNPNLVIKGGVLDGKAMSADEIKKLADLESREVLLSKLAGAFKGKQSQTAQLFQALPSKLVRTVDALRAKQDEQGGAE from the coding sequence ATGGCGACGCCCGAAAAGGCTGCCGCGGTTGCCGAGCTGACGGACAAGTTCCGCAGCTCCAACGCCGCCGTGCTGACCGAGTACCGCGGTCTCACCGTGGCGCAGCTCAAGACGCTGCGCCGGTCGCTCGGTGAGAACGCCCAGTACGCCGTGGTGAAGAACACGCTGACCAAGATTGCGGCCAACGAGGCCGGGATCACGCTCGACGACCAGCTCTTCGCTGGTCCGACGGCCGTCGCCTTCGTCACCGGTGACCCGGTGGAGTCGGCGAAGGGTCTGCGCGACTTCGCCAAGGACAATCCGAATCTCGTCATCAAGGGCGGTGTCCTTGACGGCAAGGCGATGTCCGCCGACGAGATCAAGAAGCTTGCGGACCTCGAGTCCCGCGAGGTTCTGCTCTCCAAGCTGGCGGGTGCCTTCAAGGGCAAGCAGTCCCAGACTGCTCAGCTCTTCCAGGCGCTTCCCTCGAAGCTCGTCCGCACCGTGGACGCGCTCCGTGCCAAGCAGGACGAGCAGGGCGGTGCCGAGTAA
- a CDS encoding LolA-like protein, which produces MKTSVRVPVGAGLAALLLAAGAVGCAKEDKASESPEMTPAAAVAKAAKNTEEINSLHYRMTGKVPEEGRVKAEAEMQIKPTLAMSMKMTALDQGAEGTAEIRLVDKAMYIGGGPEAAKEMDGKSWIKFDLAAMGAGDELNQLGGASQADKNPATESTFLTGAKDVEKVGTETVEGVKTTHYKGTVTLADLEKSLADEDKATRDKRQKSLEQYEKMGVDKLTMDMWVDGDDQTKQFRMRGDAKKGPLDMTITFLGINEPVKVTAPPAGEVADLAEMMKESQQG; this is translated from the coding sequence ATGAAGACTTCCGTACGTGTGCCCGTGGGCGCCGGACTCGCCGCGCTGCTGCTCGCCGCCGGGGCGGTGGGCTGCGCCAAGGAGGACAAGGCCTCCGAGTCCCCGGAGATGACGCCCGCGGCCGCCGTCGCCAAGGCGGCGAAGAACACGGAGGAGATCAACTCCCTCCACTACCGCATGACCGGCAAGGTCCCCGAGGAGGGCCGGGTCAAGGCCGAGGCCGAGATGCAGATCAAGCCGACGCTCGCGATGAGCATGAAGATGACGGCGCTCGACCAGGGGGCCGAGGGGACCGCGGAGATCCGGCTCGTCGACAAGGCCATGTACATCGGGGGCGGCCCCGAGGCGGCCAAGGAGATGGACGGCAAGAGCTGGATCAAGTTCGACCTGGCCGCGATGGGCGCCGGCGACGAGCTGAACCAGCTGGGCGGCGCCTCCCAGGCCGACAAGAACCCGGCGACCGAGTCCACCTTCCTCACCGGGGCCAAGGACGTCGAGAAGGTCGGCACCGAGACCGTCGAGGGCGTGAAGACCACCCACTACAAGGGCACGGTCACCCTCGCCGACCTGGAGAAGTCCCTCGCGGACGAGGACAAGGCCACCCGGGACAAGCGGCAGAAGAGCCTCGAGCAGTACGAGAAGATGGGCGTCGACAAGCTCACGATGGACATGTGGGTCGACGGCGACGACCAGACCAAGCAGTTCCGCATGCGCGGCGACGCCAAGAAGGGCCCGCTGGACATGACCATCACCTTCCTCGGCATCAACGAGCCCGTGAAGGTCACCGCCCCTCCGGCCGGGGAGGTCGCCGACCTGGCCGAGATGATGAAGGAGAGCCAGCAGGGCTGA
- a CDS encoding lipoprotein — translation MTGTTARRTVVSVAVSAALACVTACTGPGGSDDAGHSTGPTGSARPSASAPASSRAPALTGPSADALRKVERATGRAGSARVESTTVMGRELSLEAAGALGWDDGLTGTLTITYTGGTTAETMRRLGTTAMEARYLPDAYYARMGDEFAERVGGRHWIKYVYEDLEDLGGGAGAGFADQMRNTTPNQAVKLLLSAQDVRRVGEETTRGRRTTHWSGTMGGATAQSVDIWVDDRDLLVKKVERGRTETGELTQTAYYSDYGVRVLAERPPAADTADFKELLASQGS, via the coding sequence ATGACGGGCACGACGGCACGCCGTACGGTCGTCTCGGTCGCGGTGTCGGCCGCGCTGGCGTGCGTCACCGCGTGCACCGGCCCCGGGGGATCCGACGACGCCGGCCATTCCACCGGCCCCACCGGCTCGGCCCGCCCGTCCGCCTCGGCTCCGGCGTCCTCCCGCGCCCCGGCCCTCACCGGGCCCTCGGCCGATGCCCTGCGGAAGGTCGAGCGGGCCACCGGGCGGGCGGGTTCGGCGCGGGTGGAGTCCACGACCGTGATGGGCCGCGAGCTGTCCCTGGAGGCCGCGGGCGCCCTCGGCTGGGACGACGGCCTCACCGGCACCCTGACGATCACCTACACGGGCGGCACGACCGCCGAGACCATGCGCCGCCTCGGCACCACCGCGATGGAGGCCCGGTACCTGCCCGACGCCTACTACGCCAGGATGGGCGACGAGTTCGCCGAGCGGGTGGGCGGCCGGCACTGGATCAAGTACGTGTACGAGGACCTGGAGGACCTCGGCGGCGGCGCGGGCGCCGGATTCGCCGACCAGATGCGCAACACCACGCCCAACCAGGCCGTGAAGCTGCTGCTGTCGGCGCAGGACGTGCGCAGGGTGGGCGAGGAGACGACGCGCGGCCGGCGCACCACGCACTGGTCCGGCACGATGGGCGGGGCCACCGCCCAGAGCGTCGACATCTGGGTCGACGACCGGGACCTGCTGGTCAAGAAGGTCGAGCGGGGCCGCACGGAGACCGGGGAGCTGACCCAGACCGCGTACTACAGCGACTACGGCGTCAGGGTCCTGGCCGAACGTCCGCCGGCCGCGGACACGGCGGACTTCAAGGAACTGCTGGCGTCACAGGGAAGCTGA
- the rplA gene encoding 50S ribosomal protein L1, protein MSKRSKSLRAADAKIDRDKLYAPLEAVRLAKETSTSKFDGTVEVAFRLGVDPRKADQMVRGTVNLPHGTGKTARVLVFATGDRAEAATAAGADIVGSDELIDEVSKGRLDFDAVVATPDLMGKVGRLGRVLGPRGLMPNPKTGTVTPDVAKAVNDIKGGKIEFRVDKHSNLHFIIGKTSFDDTKLVENYGAALEEILRLKPSAAKGRYIKKAALSTTMGPGIPLDSNRTRNLLVEEDPAAV, encoded by the coding sequence GTGAGCAAGCGCAGCAAGTCTCTCCGCGCTGCGGACGCCAAGATCGACCGGGACAAGCTCTACGCCCCGCTCGAGGCCGTCCGTCTCGCCAAGGAGACCTCCACGAGCAAGTTCGACGGCACCGTCGAGGTCGCCTTCCGCCTGGGTGTCGACCCGCGCAAGGCCGACCAGATGGTCCGTGGCACCGTGAACCTCCCGCACGGCACCGGTAAGACCGCCCGGGTCCTGGTCTTCGCGACCGGTGACCGTGCCGAGGCCGCGACCGCCGCGGGCGCCGACATCGTCGGCTCCGACGAACTGATCGACGAGGTGTCGAAGGGCCGTCTGGACTTCGACGCCGTCGTCGCCACCCCGGACCTCATGGGCAAGGTCGGCCGCCTCGGCCGCGTGCTCGGTCCCCGTGGTCTCATGCCGAACCCCAAGACCGGCACCGTGACCCCGGACGTTGCCAAGGCTGTCAACGACATCAAGGGCGGCAAGATCGAGTTCCGCGTCGACAAGCACTCGAACCTGCACTTCATCATCGGCAAGACGTCGTTCGACGACACCAAGCTGGTGGAGAACTACGGCGCGGCGCTGGAGGAGATCCTCCGTCTGAAGCCGTCCGCCGCCAAGGGCCGCTACATCAAGAAGGCCGCCCTCAGCACCACGATGGGCCCGGGCATCCCGCTCGACTCCAACCGCACCCGCAACCTCCTCGTCGAGGAGGACCCGGCCGCGGTCTGA